In the Aneurinibacillus soli genome, one interval contains:
- the gatC gene encoding Asp-tRNA(Asn)/Glu-tRNA(Gln) amidotransferase subunit GatC, with translation MSAITRNEVEYVAKLARLNLTEEEAVKYTEQLNSILEFAGKLNELDTADVPPTSHVLDVYNVMRDDIVRPSLSHEDALRNAPDEEDGQFKVPAVIE, from the coding sequence ATGAGTGCCATTACACGCAATGAGGTTGAATATGTAGCTAAGCTTGCCCGTCTGAATCTGACGGAAGAAGAAGCCGTGAAATATACTGAACAGCTGAACAGCATCCTGGAGTTTGCCGGAAAGTTAAACGAACTCGACACAGCGGACGTACCGCCTACAAGCCATGTGCTTGATGTGTACAACGTGATGCGCGACGATATCGTGCGCCCGTCTCTTAGTCATGAGGACGCCTTGCGCAACGCGCCGGATGAGGAAGACGGACAATTCAAAGTACCGGCTGTTATTGAATAG
- a CDS encoding diguanylate cyclase, with amino-acid sequence MIQSVLSNIAVILIMHACLNFMVTFLKDKVSKGVFYSLVVFIISFTSISMFYLPIEYKGYRLDLRVIPLGFAALFIGWREVLPALAIVCMWRWGMGGAGAVPGIVFGLLLPTIFVLLFYIGNTTKVQLFKVWALFSVMWLISDLPIIIWIPNGWEVFMMIAPFRYISLMSSAVILYLFVIWSTRQIELQHKLKFFAEHDPLTEMYNLRKFFDLLEVEYKKKKTVNYLALVDLDYFKKINDTYGHLTGDRVLQKMAKVFLQTCKTINSEGQRAFVARYGGEEFILYVSCTSVEYLESCLEHIREAVAAAEFWAEDGSRIPSVTLSIGCAELTSIENVQQTLLYADQSLYEVKNSGRNGVKIYKEE; translated from the coding sequence ATGATTCAGTCTGTTTTATCAAATATAGCAGTCATTTTAATTATGCACGCATGCCTGAATTTTATGGTTACGTTCTTAAAAGATAAGGTGTCGAAGGGCGTGTTTTATTCGTTAGTCGTGTTTATTATCTCTTTTACCTCTATCTCCATGTTTTATCTTCCGATTGAGTATAAGGGATACCGGCTTGATCTACGGGTTATTCCGCTCGGATTTGCGGCATTGTTTATAGGATGGAGAGAGGTCTTACCTGCTCTGGCTATCGTTTGTATGTGGAGATGGGGAATGGGCGGGGCTGGCGCTGTACCGGGCATTGTTTTTGGACTACTTTTGCCGACTATTTTTGTGTTGTTGTTTTATATCGGGAATACTACGAAGGTTCAACTGTTTAAAGTTTGGGCTTTATTTAGTGTGATGTGGCTAATTTCTGACCTTCCTATCATTATTTGGATTCCGAATGGATGGGAAGTTTTTATGATGATTGCGCCTTTTAGATACATATCGCTAATGAGTTCTGCTGTGATTCTTTATCTTTTTGTGATCTGGTCAACTCGGCAGATTGAATTACAGCATAAGCTGAAATTTTTTGCTGAGCATGATCCTTTAACAGAGATGTACAATCTGCGAAAGTTTTTTGATTTGCTGGAAGTTGAATATAAGAAGAAAAAAACTGTAAATTATCTTGCGCTGGTTGATCTTGATTATTTTAAAAAAATTAATGATACGTACGGTCATCTAACAGGGGACCGTGTCCTGCAAAAAATGGCAAAGGTGTTTTTGCAAACGTGTAAAACAATAAACAGTGAAGGACAAAGAGCATTTGTGGCACGGTACGGGGGAGAAGAGTTTATTCTCTATGTGTCTTGTACATCTGTAGAATACTTGGAATCCTGCCTTGAGCATATTCGCGAAGCTGTGGCCGCAGCAGAATTCTGGGCGGAAGATGGATCGCGCATTCCTTCTGTTACTCTCTCGATTGGCTGCGCAGAATTGACTTCTATTGAGAATGTGCAGCAGACCCTCTTGTATGCGGATCAAAGCCTATATGAAGTGAAAAACAGCGGACGGAATGGTGTAAAGATATACAAAGAGGAATGA
- a CDS encoding cupin domain-containing protein — MNIGENIRSLRNRKRITIAEMCEGTGLSKGFVSQVENGKTSPSIATLQTIADFLNVPLAYLLLEPSQAVKVVRREERIIHEFGKNGIRVELLTPQNRDGLRMMITYTPPGVGTGDEPHAHKGEEAHLVLEGTFLIQQGEDEFVVGPGDSFYWKACIPHRVVNIGDTMGKMLISVYAAHSDDVI; from the coding sequence ATGAATATAGGTGAAAATATTCGGAGCTTGCGTAATCGCAAGCGGATTACGATTGCAGAAATGTGTGAAGGAACCGGATTGTCCAAAGGATTCGTTAGCCAGGTTGAGAACGGAAAAACATCACCGTCGATTGCGACATTGCAAACGATTGCTGATTTTCTTAATGTACCGCTTGCTTATTTGTTACTGGAGCCAAGTCAGGCAGTTAAAGTAGTACGAAGAGAAGAACGGATTATCCATGAGTTTGGCAAGAATGGGATCCGGGTGGAACTTCTCACTCCACAAAATCGGGATGGGCTCCGTATGATGATTACGTATACACCACCTGGTGTGGGTACCGGGGATGAACCACATGCTCATAAAGGGGAAGAAGCGCATCTGGTACTTGAGGGGACTTTTCTTATTCAACAGGGAGAGGATGAATTCGTGGTTGGACCGGGGGATAGCTTCTATTGGAAAGCCTGTATTCCTCATCGAGTTGTGAACATAGGGGATACAATGGGGAAGATGTTGATCTCAGTGTATGCAGCGCATTCAGATGATGTGATATAG
- a CDS encoding DODA-type extradiol aromatic ring-opening family dioxygenase, whose translation MMPAFFLAHGAPSLVIEENSYTEFLSKLVAELPRPKAIIVFTAHWESDVQLISSAQTHRTLYDFSGFPAEMYEMTYPAPGDPALAGRIAELLASQGIPSRQDDVRPLDHGVWALLKLMYPNADIPVVAMSVNPFLSPAEQYRIGQALAPLRDEDVLIIGSGGTVHNLRRLQWGGGQPEPWAMEFDQWVNEKLVTWNTEDMFRYDELAPHVREAVPRNEHFIPLLPIMGAGDRTRQATLLHQVYQYGSLSLSAWKFD comes from the coding sequence ATGATGCCAGCCTTTTTTCTTGCACATGGAGCCCCTTCACTTGTTATAGAGGAAAATTCCTATACAGAGTTTCTTAGCAAGCTAGTTGCTGAGCTTCCACGTCCCAAAGCGATTATCGTTTTCACTGCACACTGGGAATCAGATGTGCAACTCATCAGCAGTGCCCAAACACACCGCACGCTGTATGATTTCTCAGGATTTCCTGCCGAGATGTATGAGATGACATATCCAGCACCCGGTGATCCGGCACTTGCAGGGCGCATCGCAGAGCTGTTAGCTAGCCAAGGAATACCATCCCGTCAGGATGACGTGCGACCGCTTGACCACGGTGTGTGGGCACTGCTTAAGTTGATGTATCCGAATGCTGATATCCCGGTTGTTGCGATGTCAGTCAATCCGTTCCTGTCTCCTGCTGAACAGTATCGCATCGGGCAGGCACTTGCGCCGCTTCGCGATGAAGATGTTCTTATTATTGGCAGTGGCGGCACCGTTCACAACTTACGGCGTCTCCAATGGGGCGGTGGGCAACCTGAGCCATGGGCGATGGAGTTTGATCAGTGGGTTAATGAAAAGCTCGTCACATGGAATACGGAAGACATGTTCCGCTATGACGAACTCGCTCCACATGTGCGAGAAGCCGTTCCACGCAACGAACATTTCATCCCGCTTCTCCCGATCATGGGGGCAGGCGACCGTACGCGCCAGGCAACATTGCTGCACCAAGTATATCAATACGGTTCGCTTAGCTTAAGTGCTTGGAAATTTGATTAA
- a CDS encoding DoxX family protein: MTNKDKALFLVQLILGFIFFMHGLGKFQGGISNIAGWFASIGLPAGLAYVVATIELVGGLLMIAGLGTRVVAALFAAVMVGAIATVKGAAGLMGNGTQPGYEFELVLLVVSVFFVLAGPSAISLDRKLFKRGQEQQ, translated from the coding sequence ATGACTAACAAAGACAAAGCATTATTTCTTGTGCAACTCATTCTCGGATTTATTTTCTTCATGCACGGTCTCGGTAAATTCCAGGGAGGAATCAGCAACATCGCTGGCTGGTTTGCAAGCATCGGTCTTCCGGCCGGACTCGCTTACGTCGTAGCAACGATTGAATTGGTCGGTGGCTTGCTTATGATCGCAGGTCTCGGTACTCGCGTAGTCGCAGCCCTGTTCGCTGCTGTAATGGTAGGAGCAATCGCTACGGTCAAAGGTGCTGCCGGACTTATGGGTAACGGAACACAACCGGGTTATGAATTTGAGCTCGTACTGCTCGTAGTATCTGTATTCTTCGTACTGGCTGGCCCTTCCGCAATCTCGCTTGATCGCAAACTCTTCAAACGCGGACAAGAACAACAATAA